A DNA window from Augochlora pura isolate Apur16 chromosome 9, APUR_v2.2.1, whole genome shotgun sequence contains the following coding sequences:
- the LOC144474805 gene encoding uncharacterized protein LOC144474805 isoform X2, translated as MLTQTRIDFNQLAKPANLQNSAVLRMLEEEEARQRNGQPTLKRVAWPPPPEEQDYEFVEQGPVQAKTRGIGEFASYQSSPSSGSSPQPPSTIARSSTQSAVPSSPSPVSPGGTLRQPSHFQQQLLPKGWAPVTPPATSPILQQPIHPVSWSNQQQQNQRPQQQQQDFYSSQRQSQNPTPVAFEAPPSTIILRPEPPISQAPAPVYQAQPAATKAPVSGNMRGDLKWPPQSVKAQTEAENKARMDLAKGPAVRPRRVHKDYSGFFAQHALNSSYPGYRAPPGTQYFTPSYQQH; from the exons ATGCTCACCCAGACCAG gaTCGACTTCAATCAGTTAGCCAAACCGGCGAACTTGCAGAACAGCGCGGTTCTACGGATGCTTGAAGAGGAAGAAGCCAGACAACGAAATGGCCAACCAA CTCTTAAACGAGTAGCTTGGCCGCCACCGCCAGAAGAACAGGACTACGAGTTTGTGGAACAAGGCCCCGTACAGGCGAAG ACCCGTGGAATCGGTGAGTTCGCCTCGTACCAGAGCAGTCCCTCGTCAGGTTCATCACCTCAACCACCGTCGACGATCGCTCGTTCGTCGACGCAGAGTGCCGTCCCATCGTCCCCGTCACCGGTTAGTCCTGGTGGAACTCTACGACAACCTTCACACTTCCAACAGCAGCTTCTGCCGAAGGGTTGGGCACCTGTAACGCCTCCTGCGACGTCCCCGATATTGCAGCAACCGATTCATCCGGTCTCCTGGTCAAATCAGCAACAACAGAACCAACGACCGCAG caacaacaacaagatttttattcgtcacAACGACAATCACAAAATCCAACCCCCGTTGCGTTCGAAGCACCACCATCCACAATCATACTTCGTCCGGAGCCTCCAATCTCGCAG gCACCAGCTCCAGTTTACCAAGCACAACCTGCCGCAACTAAGGCTCCAGTTAGTGGAAACATGAGAGGAGACCTAAAGTGGCCACCACAATCAGTGAAAGCTCAAACAGAAGCTGAAAACAAAGCCAGAATGGATTTAGCGAAAGGACCTGCAGTCAGACCTCGTAGAGTACACAAGGACTACAGCGGTTTCTTTGCTCAACATGCCTTAAACAGCTCATACCCTGGTTACCGAGCTCCACCAGGCACTCAATATTTCACCCCTTCCTACCAGCAGCATTAG
- the LOC144474805 gene encoding uncharacterized protein LOC144474805 isoform X1, translating into MSTQRAMLVNKQFNSPINLYSPQTIQETLDRQTQVLSNGAVGIDFNQLAKPANLQNSAVLRMLEEEEARQRNGQPTLKRVAWPPPPEEQDYEFVEQGPVQAKTRGIGEFASYQSSPSSGSSPQPPSTIARSSTQSAVPSSPSPVSPGGTLRQPSHFQQQLLPKGWAPVTPPATSPILQQPIHPVSWSNQQQQNQRPQQQQQDFYSSQRQSQNPTPVAFEAPPSTIILRPEPPISQAPAPVYQAQPAATKAPVSGNMRGDLKWPPQSVKAQTEAENKARMDLAKGPAVRPRRVHKDYSGFFAQHALNSSYPGYRAPPGTQYFTPSYQQH; encoded by the exons ATGTCCACGCAAAGGGCAATGTTGGTGAACAAGCAGTTCAATTCGCCTATTAATCTGTATTCACCACAAACGATACAAGAAACATTGGACAGGCAGACACAAGTTTTGTCTAACGGTGCAGTCGG gaTCGACTTCAATCAGTTAGCCAAACCGGCGAACTTGCAGAACAGCGCGGTTCTACGGATGCTTGAAGAGGAAGAAGCCAGACAACGAAATGGCCAACCAA CTCTTAAACGAGTAGCTTGGCCGCCACCGCCAGAAGAACAGGACTACGAGTTTGTGGAACAAGGCCCCGTACAGGCGAAG ACCCGTGGAATCGGTGAGTTCGCCTCGTACCAGAGCAGTCCCTCGTCAGGTTCATCACCTCAACCACCGTCGACGATCGCTCGTTCGTCGACGCAGAGTGCCGTCCCATCGTCCCCGTCACCGGTTAGTCCTGGTGGAACTCTACGACAACCTTCACACTTCCAACAGCAGCTTCTGCCGAAGGGTTGGGCACCTGTAACGCCTCCTGCGACGTCCCCGATATTGCAGCAACCGATTCATCCGGTCTCCTGGTCAAATCAGCAACAACAGAACCAACGACCGCAG caacaacaacaagatttttattcgtcacAACGACAATCACAAAATCCAACCCCCGTTGCGTTCGAAGCACCACCATCCACAATCATACTTCGTCCGGAGCCTCCAATCTCGCAG gCACCAGCTCCAGTTTACCAAGCACAACCTGCCGCAACTAAGGCTCCAGTTAGTGGAAACATGAGAGGAGACCTAAAGTGGCCACCACAATCAGTGAAAGCTCAAACAGAAGCTGAAAACAAAGCCAGAATGGATTTAGCGAAAGGACCTGCAGTCAGACCTCGTAGAGTACACAAGGACTACAGCGGTTTCTTTGCTCAACATGCCTTAAACAGCTCATACCCTGGTTACCGAGCTCCACCAGGCACTCAATATTTCACCCCTTCCTACCAGCAGCATTAG